One window of Streptomyces sp. FIT100 genomic DNA carries:
- a CDS encoding sigma-70 family RNA polymerase sigma factor translates to MTLRETATISTTISGTITAAAVARDDAGALVRVLRPLVQAEAHAEAHDGALDSADLEQAVWLRLLERLDAEGPPADAAGWVRGAVHEEARRARRRALRERPYAGEPPTGPAACPERAALVAERRRALRAAVARTPGHCPRLLTAMLSPMDPTYREIAGQLGISQGSLGPMRSRCLGCLRRMLPAEVAAPELREWSGRQPGDR, encoded by the coding sequence ATGACGCTCCGTGAAACCGCCACCATCTCCACCACCATCTCCGGCACCATCACCGCCGCAGCCGTCGCCCGCGACGATGCCGGCGCTCTCGTGCGGGTGCTCCGTCCGCTCGTCCAGGCCGAGGCCCACGCCGAGGCCCACGACGGCGCCCTGGACTCCGCGGACCTCGAACAGGCCGTGTGGCTGCGTCTGCTGGAGCGTCTCGACGCCGAGGGGCCGCCCGCCGACGCGGCCGGCTGGGTGCGCGGCGCCGTGCACGAGGAGGCCCGCCGCGCCCGGCGGCGGGCCCTGCGCGAGCGCCCGTACGCCGGCGAACCGCCGACCGGACCGGCTGCCTGCCCCGAACGCGCCGCGCTCGTCGCCGAACGGCGCCGGGCGCTCCGTGCCGCCGTCGCCCGCACACCCGGACACTGCCCGCGGCTGCTGACTGCGATGCTGTCCCCCATGGACCCCACCTACCGGGAAATCGCAGGACAGTTGGGTATCTCACAAGGAAGTCTGGGGCCAATGCGTTCCCGTTGCCTGGGATGTCTGCGCAGAATGCTTCCGGCAGAGGTTGCCGCTCCTGAACTCCGGGAATGGAGCGGTAGACAACCGGGTGACAGGTGA
- a CDS encoding glycerophosphodiester phosphodiesterase encodes MTQGADRTPGRRAVLGAAVLGSAALGIGGATAAHAEERHGGPSGHTGGGHGHGSGLHGLPTPTVIAHRGASGYRPEHTLGSYQLALDMGAHIVEQDLVPTKDGHLVCRHENDITGTTDVSTRPEFASRRTTKSVDGTSLTGWFTEDFTLAELKTLRATERVPATRQENTLYDGRWTVPTFEEVLRWAEQEGRRRGRPVWLHVETKHPTYFRGIGLGLEEPLAKLLRRYGRHRANSPVFLQSFEPSSIERLAKLVSSPRVVLLSGAATRPWDFVQAGDPRTVADLVTPEGLAWIASYAQGIGPTLDLVVPRDASGRLGTPTTLVRDAHAKGLLLHPYTMRNENAFLPADFRRGTDPNAYGDAFGAFKVYFEQGIDGIFTDNPDTGLLAREDFLAR; translated from the coding sequence ATGACACAGGGTGCGGACAGGACTCCCGGGCGGCGAGCCGTCCTCGGCGCGGCGGTACTCGGTTCGGCGGCGCTCGGCATCGGCGGCGCCACGGCGGCGCACGCCGAGGAACGCCACGGCGGCCCCAGCGGTCACACCGGCGGCGGTCACGGCCACGGCTCCGGCCTCCACGGGCTCCCCACGCCCACGGTCATCGCCCACCGCGGCGCCAGCGGTTACCGCCCCGAGCACACCCTGGGCTCGTACCAGCTGGCCCTGGACATGGGCGCGCACATCGTCGAACAGGACCTCGTGCCCACCAAGGACGGACATCTGGTCTGCCGTCACGAGAACGACATCACGGGTACGACGGACGTCTCGACCCGCCCCGAGTTCGCCTCCCGCAGGACCACCAAGTCCGTCGACGGCACGAGCCTGACGGGCTGGTTCACCGAGGACTTCACCCTCGCCGAGCTCAAGACCCTGCGCGCCACGGAGCGCGTCCCCGCCACCCGCCAGGAGAACACCCTCTACGACGGCCGCTGGACCGTTCCCACCTTCGAGGAGGTGCTGCGCTGGGCCGAGCAGGAGGGCCGCAGGCGCGGGCGCCCGGTGTGGCTGCACGTGGAGACCAAGCACCCCACCTACTTCCGCGGCATCGGCCTCGGCCTGGAGGAGCCGCTCGCCAAGCTGCTGCGCCGCTATGGCCGCCACCGCGCCAACTCGCCGGTCTTCCTCCAGTCGTTCGAGCCGAGCAGCATCGAGCGGCTCGCGAAGCTCGTCTCCTCCCCGCGCGTCGTGCTGCTCTCCGGAGCCGCCACCCGCCCCTGGGACTTCGTCCAGGCGGGCGACCCGCGCACGGTCGCGGACCTCGTCACACCCGAGGGCCTCGCGTGGATCGCCTCGTACGCCCAGGGCATCGGACCCACCCTCGACCTGGTCGTTCCGAGGGACGCGAGCGGCAGGCTCGGCACGCCCACCACCCTGGTCAGGGACGCGCACGCGAAGGGGCTGCTCCTGCACCCGTACACGATGCGCAACGAGAACGCCTTCCTGCCCGCGGACTTCCGGCGCGGCACCGACCCGAACGCGTACGGGGACGCCTTCGGGGCCTTCAAGGTCTACTTCGAGCAGGGCATCGACGGCATCTTCACCGACAACCCGGACACCGGGCTGCTGGCACGGGAGGACTTCCTCGCCCGCTGA
- a CDS encoding lysophospholipid acyltransferase family protein, with protein MTSEDPLSRLSLIKAVLGPILRLMFRPRVEGVQHIPGNGPVILAGNHLTFIDSMILPLVCDRQVFFIGKDEYVTGKGLKGRLMAWFFTGVGMIPVDRDGANGGVAALMTGRRVLEDGKVFGIYPEGTRSPDGRLYRGRTGIARLTLMTGAPVVPFAMIGTDKLQPGGAGLPRPGRVTVRFGEPMEFSRYDGMDRDRYVLRAVTDSVMTEVMRLSGQEYVDMYATKAKAA; from the coding sequence ATGACTTCGGAGGACCCGTTGTCCCGCTTGTCGCTCATCAAGGCAGTGCTCGGACCGATCCTGCGCCTGATGTTCCGCCCCCGGGTGGAAGGCGTACAGCACATCCCTGGCAACGGCCCCGTCATCCTCGCCGGCAACCACCTCACGTTCATCGACTCGATGATCCTGCCGCTCGTCTGCGACCGGCAGGTCTTCTTCATCGGCAAGGACGAGTACGTCACGGGCAAGGGTCTGAAGGGCCGGCTGATGGCCTGGTTCTTCACCGGCGTCGGCATGATCCCGGTCGACCGGGACGGGGCGAACGGCGGCGTCGCCGCGCTGATGACCGGCCGTCGGGTGCTGGAGGACGGCAAGGTCTTCGGTATCTACCCGGAGGGCACCCGTTCCCCCGACGGCCGCCTCTACCGGGGTCGTACGGGCATCGCCCGGCTGACCCTGATGACCGGCGCGCCCGTGGTCCCGTTCGCGATGATCGGCACGGACAAGCTCCAGCCGGGCGGCGCGGGCCTCCCCCGTCCCGGCCGGGTGACGGTCCGCTTCGGCGAGCCCATGGAGTTCTCCCGCTACGACGGGATGGACCGCGACCGGTACGTGCTGCGGGCGGTGACGGACTCGGTGATGACCGAGGTGATGCGACTGTCCGGCCAGGAGTACGTGGACATGTACGCCACGAAGGCGAAGGCGGCGTAA
- a CDS encoding MFS transporter → MSSSTVQRTSGTDETVYRPGRWLALAVLVLAVLLVAVDATVLGLATPFLSEDLKPTGTQLLWIGDVYSFVIAGLLVSMGSLGDRIGRKKLLLSGAVAFGAVSVLNAYATTPEMMIAARALLGVAGATLMPSTLALIRNIFHDPRERSLAIGIWGAMASAGAAVGPVVGGFLLEHFWWGSVFLINLPVMAVLVLVGIKLLPESKNPVAGPWDLISVGLSLIGMISVVYAVKEAATHGASWEAGAAAVIGAAALYLFGRRQLTLPSPLLDMRLFRHRGFSGAVLADLLTVLGLSGLVFFLSQFLQLVQGRSPFEAGLAELPAAIGAVATGLLAGRAARRFSVRVVVTGGLAAVAAALGILTLVSQSTGYPLLGASLLVVGIGAGFSFTVTADVILSSVPKEQAGAASAVSETAYELGAALGIALLGSIVTGVYRDFATPAGVPSGTAAAAHESLGGAVEAAAGLPGQEAAALVGAAQEAFVDGLRLAVGVGAAVLFATAAAAWFLLRGQKLADGIEH, encoded by the coding sequence ATGAGCAGCAGTACCGTCCAGCGCACGAGCGGGACGGACGAGACCGTGTACCGCCCCGGGCGCTGGCTGGCACTGGCCGTGCTCGTGCTCGCCGTCCTGCTCGTGGCCGTCGACGCCACCGTACTCGGCCTCGCGACGCCCTTCCTCAGCGAGGACCTCAAGCCCACCGGCACCCAGCTGCTGTGGATCGGCGACGTCTACTCCTTCGTCATCGCCGGCCTGCTCGTCTCCATGGGCAGCCTCGGCGACCGCATCGGCCGCAAGAAGCTGCTGCTGAGCGGCGCTGTGGCCTTCGGTGCGGTGTCCGTGCTCAACGCGTACGCCACCACGCCTGAGATGATGATCGCCGCCCGCGCCCTGCTCGGTGTCGCCGGCGCCACCCTGATGCCGTCCACCCTGGCGCTGATCCGGAACATCTTCCACGACCCCAGGGAGCGCAGCCTCGCCATCGGCATCTGGGGCGCCATGGCCTCGGCCGGTGCCGCAGTCGGTCCGGTCGTCGGCGGATTCCTGCTGGAGCACTTCTGGTGGGGCTCGGTCTTCCTGATCAACCTGCCCGTGATGGCCGTCCTGGTGCTCGTCGGCATCAAGCTGCTGCCCGAGTCCAAGAACCCCGTCGCCGGCCCCTGGGACCTGATCAGCGTCGGACTCTCGCTCATCGGCATGATCAGTGTCGTGTACGCCGTCAAGGAGGCGGCGACGCACGGCGCGAGCTGGGAGGCGGGCGCCGCCGCGGTCATCGGTGCCGCCGCGCTCTACCTCTTCGGCCGCAGGCAGCTCACCCTGCCGTCACCGCTGCTCGACATGCGGCTGTTCCGCCACCGGGGCTTCTCCGGCGCGGTCCTCGCCGATCTGCTGACCGTCCTCGGCCTGTCCGGGCTGGTCTTCTTCCTCTCCCAGTTCCTGCAACTGGTCCAGGGCAGGTCGCCGTTCGAGGCCGGGCTCGCGGAACTCCCCGCCGCGATCGGCGCCGTGGCCACGGGCCTCCTCGCGGGCCGCGCCGCGCGGCGGTTCTCGGTACGGGTGGTCGTCACCGGAGGTCTTGCCGCCGTGGCGGCTGCGCTCGGGATCCTGACACTGGTCAGCCAGTCCACCGGCTATCCGCTGCTCGGCGCCTCGCTGCTCGTCGTCGGCATCGGCGCGGGATTCTCGTTCACCGTCACGGCCGACGTCATCCTCTCCAGCGTGCCGAAGGAGCAGGCGGGCGCGGCGTCCGCGGTGTCCGAGACGGCGTACGAGCTCGGTGCGGCCCTCGGTATCGCGCTGCTCGGCTCCATCGTGACCGGCGTCTACCGCGACTTCGCCACCCCGGCGGGGGTGCCGTCGGGCACCGCTGCCGCGGCGCACGAGTCGCTCGGCGGCGCCGTCGAGGCCGCGGCCGGGCTTCCCGGGCAGGAGGCCGCGGCGCTCGTCGGTGCGGCCCAGGAGGCGTTCGTCGACGGGCTGCGGCTCGCGGTGGGCGTGGGAGCGGCCGTCCTGTTCGCCACCGCGGCCGCCGCGTGGTTCCTGCTGCGCGGCCAGAAGCTGGCCGACGGCATCGAGCACTGA
- a CDS encoding TetR/AcrR family transcriptional regulator → MAMDREQVLRTAAALLARKSTATMDEVARAAGIGRATLHRHFAGREALVEALEALGIKEFEAALDRARLDEGGASDGLRRLIAEMEPAAELLAFLVTENQLFEGDQVNEGWSRLDARVSALFRRGQEQGEFRIDLSPAWLTEALYGLIGTCAWAVMDGRVAKNDFQYMIAELLLGGARRSVEK, encoded by the coding sequence ATGGCCATGGATCGTGAACAGGTGCTCCGCACCGCCGCCGCCCTCCTCGCACGCAAGTCGACCGCCACCATGGACGAGGTCGCCCGCGCCGCCGGGATCGGGCGGGCCACGTTGCACCGGCACTTCGCCGGGCGGGAGGCGCTCGTCGAGGCGCTGGAAGCCCTCGGCATCAAGGAGTTCGAGGCCGCCCTCGACCGGGCCCGGCTCGACGAGGGCGGCGCGAGCGACGGGCTGCGGCGGCTGATCGCCGAGATGGAGCCCGCCGCGGAGCTGCTCGCCTTCCTCGTCACCGAGAACCAGCTGTTCGAGGGCGACCAGGTCAACGAGGGCTGGTCCCGGCTGGACGCCCGCGTGTCCGCGCTCTTCCGGCGTGGCCAGGAGCAGGGCGAATTCCGGATCGACCTCTCGCCCGCATGGCTCACCGAGGCCCTCTACGGCCTCATCGGCACCTGCGCCTGGGCCGTCATGGACGGCCGGGTCGCCAAGAACGACTTCCAGTACATGATCGCCGAGCTGCTGCTCGGCGGAGCCCGACGGAGTGTGGAGAAATGA
- a CDS encoding HAD domain-containing protein → MKPLLLIDIDGPLNPYGGKPERRPDGYTTHRMRPCGWPHDKPLRVWLNHGHGTELLALAGWYELVWATTWKGEANELVGPHLGLPELPFIDWPVMHGASPRGTFWKTQYVLDYAAGRPFAWIDDEITELDRDWVGRHHFADALLLRVDHRIGLTRPDFDALADWAAAL, encoded by the coding sequence ATGAAGCCGCTGCTGCTGATCGACATCGACGGCCCGCTCAATCCGTACGGCGGCAAGCCTGAGCGCCGCCCGGACGGCTACACGACCCACCGCATGCGCCCGTGCGGCTGGCCGCACGACAAGCCGCTGCGGGTGTGGCTGAACCACGGGCACGGCACGGAGCTGCTGGCGCTGGCCGGGTGGTACGAGCTGGTGTGGGCGACGACCTGGAAGGGCGAGGCCAACGAGTTGGTCGGCCCGCATCTGGGGCTGCCCGAGCTGCCGTTCATCGACTGGCCCGTGATGCACGGCGCCTCGCCGCGCGGGACGTTCTGGAAGACGCAGTACGTGCTGGACTACGCGGCCGGGCGGCCGTTCGCCTGGATCGACGACGAGATCACGGAACTGGACCGCGATTGGGTGGGCCGGCACCACTTCGCCGATGCGCTGCTGCTGCGCGTCGACCACCGGATCGGGCTGACACGGCCGGACTTCGACGCGCTCGCGGACTGGGCGGCGGCGCTGTAG
- a CDS encoding NADP-dependent isocitrate dehydrogenase, whose translation MTDSTIIYTHTDEAPALATYSFLPVVQAYASTAGVTVETRDISLAGRIISQFPERLEEGRRIGDALAELGELAKTPGANIIKLPNISASIPQLKAAIAELQQQGYALPDYPDDPKTDEERDIRARYDKVKGSAVNPVLREGNSDRRAPASVKNYAKTHPHRMGAWTADSKTNVATMGVDDFRSTEKSAVISEAGSLRIELAGDDGSTTVLRESVPVLAGEVVDASAMRVAALREFLTAQIARAKAEGVLFSVHLKATMMKVSDPIVFGHVVRAFFPKTFAKYGEALAGAGMTPNDGLGGIFKGLEALPEGAEIKASFDAELAEGPELAMVDSDRGITNLHVPSDVIVDASMPAMIRTSGHMWGPDGQEADTLAVLPDSSYAGVYQVVIDDCRANGAFDPSTMGSVPNVGLMAQKAEEYGSHDKTFEIPATGTVRVVDESGNVVLEQVVGAGDIFRMCQTKDAPVKDWVKLAVTRARATGDPAVFWLDEDRAHDAQLIEKVNAYLPEHDTEGLDIRVLSPVEATKFSVERIRRGENTISVTGNVLRDYLTDLFPILELGTSAKMLSVVPLMAGGGLFETGAGGSAPKHVQQLVKENYLRWDSLGEFFALAASFEHLAQSTGNARAQVLADTLDRATATFLNEDKSPTRRVGGIDNRGSHFYLALYWAQELARQTDDAELAGAFAPLAKTLTEQERSIVDELLAVQGSPADIGGYYQPDVEKAAAVMRPSNTFNQALATLA comes from the coding sequence GTGACTGACTCGACCATCATCTATACGCACACTGACGAGGCTCCGGCCCTGGCGACGTATTCGTTCCTGCCTGTCGTCCAGGCGTACGCCTCGACCGCCGGGGTCACGGTGGAGACCCGCGACATCTCCCTGGCGGGGCGGATCATCTCCCAGTTCCCCGAGCGTCTGGAGGAGGGCCGGCGGATCGGCGACGCCCTCGCCGAGCTCGGCGAGCTGGCGAAGACCCCCGGCGCGAACATCATCAAGCTGCCGAACATCTCGGCCTCGATCCCGCAGCTGAAGGCCGCGATCGCCGAGCTGCAGCAGCAGGGCTACGCGCTGCCGGACTACCCGGACGACCCGAAGACCGACGAGGAGCGCGACATCCGCGCCCGCTACGACAAGGTCAAGGGCAGCGCCGTCAACCCGGTCCTGCGCGAGGGCAACTCCGACCGCCGCGCCCCCGCGTCGGTCAAGAACTACGCCAAGACGCACCCGCACCGCATGGGCGCCTGGACCGCCGACTCGAAGACGAACGTCGCCACCATGGGTGTCGACGACTTCCGCTCCACCGAGAAGTCCGCGGTGATCTCCGAGGCGGGTTCGCTCCGGATCGAGCTGGCCGGCGACGACGGCTCCACCACCGTCCTGCGCGAGTCCGTACCGGTGCTCGCCGGTGAGGTCGTCGACGCGTCCGCCATGCGCGTCGCCGCCCTGCGGGAGTTCCTCACCGCGCAGATCGCCCGCGCCAAGGCCGAGGGCGTGCTCTTCTCCGTGCACCTCAAGGCCACGATGATGAAGGTCTCCGACCCGATCGTCTTCGGCCACGTGGTGCGCGCCTTCTTCCCGAAGACGTTCGCGAAGTACGGCGAGGCGCTCGCCGGGGCCGGCATGACCCCGAACGACGGCCTCGGCGGCATCTTCAAGGGCCTGGAGGCGCTGCCCGAGGGCGCCGAGATCAAGGCGTCCTTCGACGCCGAGCTGGCCGAGGGCCCCGAGCTCGCGATGGTCGACTCGGACCGCGGCATCACCAACCTGCACGTCCCGAGCGACGTCATCGTCGACGCCTCCATGCCGGCGATGATCCGCACCTCGGGCCACATGTGGGGCCCGGACGGCCAGGAGGCCGACACCCTCGCGGTGCTCCCGGACTCCTCGTACGCCGGTGTCTACCAGGTCGTCATCGACGACTGCCGCGCCAACGGCGCCTTCGACCCGTCGACGATGGGCTCGGTGCCCAACGTCGGCCTGATGGCGCAGAAGGCCGAGGAGTACGGCAGCCACGACAAGACCTTCGAGATCCCCGCGACCGGCACGGTGCGCGTGGTCGACGAGTCCGGCAACGTCGTCCTGGAGCAGGTCGTCGGTGCCGGCGACATCTTCCGCATGTGCCAGACCAAGGACGCGCCCGTCAAGGACTGGGTCAAGCTCGCCGTCACCCGCGCCCGCGCGACCGGCGACCCGGCCGTGTTCTGGCTCGACGAGGACCGCGCCCACGACGCGCAGCTCATCGAGAAGGTCAACGCGTACCTGCCGGAGCACGACACCGAGGGCCTGGACATCCGCGTCCTGTCCCCGGTCGAGGCGACCAAGTTCTCCGTGGAGCGCATCCGCCGCGGCGAGAACACCATCTCGGTCACCGGCAACGTGCTGCGCGACTACCTGACCGACCTCTTCCCGATCCTGGAGCTGGGCACCAGCGCCAAGATGCTGTCGGTCGTCCCGCTGATGGCGGGCGGCGGTCTCTTCGAGACGGGCGCCGGCGGCTCCGCGCCCAAGCACGTCCAGCAGCTCGTCAAGGAGAACTACCTGCGCTGGGACAGTCTGGGCGAGTTCTTCGCGCTCGCGGCCAGCTTCGAGCACCTCGCGCAGAGCACGGGCAACGCCCGCGCCCAGGTCCTCGCCGACACCCTGGACCGGGCGACGGCGACCTTCCTGAACGAGGACAAGTCGCCCACCCGCCGCGTGGGTGGCATCGACAACCGCGGCAGCCACTTCTACCTGGCCCTCTACTGGGCCCAGGAGCTGGCCAGGCAGACCGACGACGCCGAGCTCGCGGGCGCCTTCGCGCCGCTGGCCAAGACGCTCACCGAGCAGGAGCGGTCGATCGTCGACGAACTGCTCGCGGTGCAGGGCTCGCCGGCCGACATCGGCGGCTACTACCAGCCGGACGTGGAGAAGGCGGCGGCGGTCATGCGCCCGTCGAACACCTTCAACCAGGCCCTCGCGACCCTGGCCTGA
- the argH gene encoding argininosuccinate lyase: MSSNNGDVRLWGGRFADGPAEALAKLSASVHFDWRLAPYDIAGSRAHARVLHQAGLLTADELERMIAGLDRLEADVADGSFVGTIADEDVHTALERGLLERLGPDLGGKLRAGRSRNDQVATLFRMYLRDHARIIGGLVADLQDALVGLAEAHPDVAMPGRTHLQHAQPVLFAHHVLAHVQSLSRDAERLRQWDERTAVSPYGSGALAGSSLGLDPEAVAKDLGFERGSAGNSIDGTASRDFVAEFAFITAMIGVNLSRIAEEIIIWNTKEFSFVTLHDAFSTGSSIMPQKKNPDIAELARGKSGRLIGNLTGLLATLKALPLAYNRDLQEDKEPVFDSCDQLEVLLPAFTGMTATLTVNRERMEELAPAGFSLATDIAEWLVKQGVPFRVAHEVAGECVKECEAHGIELDQLTDEQFAKISPHLTPEVRTVLDVPGALASRSGRGGTAPAAVAVQLAEVKADLAVQHAWAAAKR, from the coding sequence GTGAGCAGCAACAACGGTGACGTCCGGCTCTGGGGCGGCCGGTTCGCCGACGGCCCCGCCGAGGCGCTGGCGAAGCTGTCCGCGTCGGTCCACTTCGACTGGCGGCTCGCGCCGTACGACATCGCCGGCTCCCGCGCGCACGCGCGCGTGCTCCACCAGGCGGGCCTGCTGACCGCCGACGAGCTGGAGCGGATGATCGCCGGCCTCGACCGGCTCGAAGCGGACGTCGCCGACGGGAGCTTCGTGGGCACCATCGCCGACGAGGACGTCCACACTGCCCTGGAGCGCGGCCTCCTGGAGCGCCTCGGCCCCGACCTCGGCGGCAAGCTCCGCGCCGGCCGGTCCCGCAACGACCAGGTCGCCACGCTCTTCCGGATGTACCTGCGCGACCACGCACGGATCATCGGCGGCCTCGTCGCCGACCTCCAGGACGCCCTCGTCGGCCTCGCCGAGGCCCACCCGGACGTCGCCATGCCGGGCCGTACGCACCTCCAGCACGCCCAGCCCGTCCTCTTCGCCCACCACGTCCTGGCGCACGTCCAGTCGCTGTCCCGGGACGCCGAACGGCTGCGGCAGTGGGATGAGCGCACGGCCGTGTCCCCGTACGGCTCGGGCGCGCTCGCCGGATCCTCGCTCGGCCTCGACCCGGAGGCGGTGGCGAAGGATCTCGGCTTCGAGCGCGGCAGCGCCGGCAACTCCATCGACGGCACGGCCTCGCGCGACTTCGTCGCCGAGTTCGCCTTCATCACCGCGATGATCGGCGTGAACCTCTCCAGGATCGCCGAGGAGATCATCATCTGGAACACGAAGGAGTTCTCCTTCGTCACCCTCCACGACGCCTTCTCCACCGGCTCGTCGATCATGCCGCAGAAGAAGAACCCGGACATCGCCGAGCTCGCGCGCGGCAAGTCCGGCCGCCTCATCGGCAACCTCACGGGCCTGCTCGCCACGCTGAAGGCCCTCCCGCTCGCGTACAACCGCGATCTCCAGGAGGACAAGGAGCCGGTCTTCGACTCCTGCGACCAGCTGGAGGTCCTGCTCCCCGCCTTCACCGGCATGACGGCCACGCTCACCGTCAACCGCGAGCGGATGGAGGAGCTGGCCCCCGCCGGCTTCTCGCTCGCCACCGACATCGCCGAGTGGCTGGTGAAGCAGGGCGTCCCGTTCCGCGTCGCGCACGAGGTCGCGGGGGAGTGCGTCAAGGAGTGCGAGGCGCACGGCATCGAGCTGGACCAGCTCACCGACGAGCAGTTCGCCAAGATCTCGCCGCACCTCACGCCCGAGGTGCGCACCGTCCTCGACGTGCCGGGCGCGCTGGCCTCCCGCAGCGGACGCGGGGGCACCGCCCCGGCGGCCGTCGCCGTCCAGCTCGCCGAGGTCAAGGCCGATCTGGCGGTCCAGCACGCGTGGGCCGCGGCGAAGCGGTAG
- a CDS encoding argininosuccinate synthase, whose amino-acid sequence MTERVVLAYSGGLDTSVAIGWIAEETGAEVIAVAVDVGQGGEDLDVIRKRALACGAVEAEVADAKDEFAEEYCLPAIKANALYMDRYPLVSALSRPTIVKHLVAAARKHGAGIVAHGCTGKGNDQVRFEAGIQALGPDLRCIAPVRDYAMTRDKAIAFCEEKQLPIATTKKSPYSIDQNVFGRAVETGFLEDIWNAPIEDIYEYTSNPATPREADEVVISFKEGVPVAIDGKPVTVLQAVQQLNERAGAQGIGRIDMVEDRLVGIKSREVYEAPGAIALITAHQELENVTVERELARYKRQVEQRWGELVYDGLWFSPLKRALDGFINEANQHVTGDIRMTLHGGRAVVTGRKSDQSLYDFNLATYDSGDTFDQSKAQGFIDIFGLSSKIAAKRDLA is encoded by the coding sequence GTGACCGAGCGCGTCGTACTCGCCTACTCGGGCGGTCTGGACACCTCCGTCGCCATCGGCTGGATCGCCGAGGAGACGGGCGCCGAGGTCATCGCCGTTGCCGTGGACGTCGGCCAGGGCGGCGAGGACCTGGACGTCATCCGCAAGCGCGCGCTCGCGTGCGGTGCCGTCGAGGCGGAGGTCGCCGACGCCAAGGACGAGTTCGCCGAGGAGTACTGCCTCCCGGCGATCAAGGCCAACGCCCTCTACATGGACCGCTACCCGCTGGTCTCCGCCCTCTCCCGGCCGACGATCGTCAAACACCTCGTCGCCGCGGCCCGCAAGCACGGCGCCGGCATCGTCGCCCACGGCTGCACCGGCAAGGGCAACGACCAGGTGCGCTTCGAGGCCGGTATCCAGGCGCTCGGCCCCGACCTGAGGTGCATCGCCCCGGTCCGCGACTACGCGATGACCCGCGACAAGGCGATCGCCTTCTGCGAGGAGAAGCAGCTCCCGATCGCCACCACCAAGAAGTCGCCGTACTCCATCGACCAGAACGTCTTCGGGCGGGCCGTCGAGACCGGCTTCCTGGAGGACATCTGGAACGCGCCGATCGAGGACATCTACGAGTACACCTCCAACCCGGCCACGCCCCGCGAGGCCGACGAGGTGGTCATCTCCTTCAAGGAGGGCGTCCCGGTCGCCATCGACGGCAAGCCCGTCACCGTCCTCCAGGCCGTCCAGCAGCTCAACGAGCGCGCCGGCGCCCAGGGCATCGGCCGGATCGACATGGTCGAGGACCGGCTGGTCGGCATCAAGTCCCGCGAGGTGTACGAGGCCCCGGGCGCGATCGCGCTGATCACCGCCCACCAGGAGCTGGAGAACGTCACGGTCGAGCGCGAGCTGGCCCGCTACAAGCGCCAGGTCGAGCAGCGCTGGGGCGAGCTCGTCTACGACGGCCTGTGGTTCTCGCCGCTCAAGCGCGCCCTGGACGGCTTCATCAACGAGGCCAACCAGCACGTCACCGGTGACATCCGGATGACCCTGCACGGCGGTCGCGCCGTCGTCACCGGCCGGAAGTCGGATCAGTCGCTCTACGACTTCAACCTCGCCACGTACGACTCGGGCGACACCTTCGACCAGTCGAAGGCGCAGGGCTTCATCGACATCTTCGGCCTGTCGTCGAAGATCGCGGCGAAGCGTGATCTGGCCTGA
- a CDS encoding pyridoxamine 5'-phosphate oxidase family protein has protein sequence MGQTYARIEGRIRAFIEEQPVFFTATAPLAADGHVNLSPKGRKGTLVVVDELTLAYLDFGGSGAETIAHVRENGRITLMWCAFGGPPKVLRVHGQGEAVFRDDPRWEEYVRYFAGADGAAARAVIVVRAGRISDACGFAVPFMDYREERTQHAEHFGRKTDEEFAAYCERKPHVGSSLDGLPALPLPLPARTDRPV, from the coding sequence ATGGGACAGACGTACGCACGCATAGAGGGCCGCATCCGCGCGTTCATCGAGGAGCAGCCCGTCTTCTTCACCGCCACCGCCCCGCTCGCGGCTGACGGCCACGTCAACCTCTCTCCCAAGGGCCGCAAGGGAACGCTCGTCGTCGTCGACGAGCTGACACTCGCGTATCTGGACTTCGGCGGGAGCGGTGCGGAGACCATCGCGCATGTGCGGGAGAACGGGCGGATCACGTTGATGTGGTGTGCGTTCGGCGGGCCGCCGAAGGTGCTGCGGGTCCACGGGCAGGGGGAGGCGGTGTTCCGGGACGATCCGCGGTGGGAGGAGTACGTCCGGTACTTCGCGGGGGCCGACGGGGCGGCGGCGCGGGCCGTCATCGTCGTACGGGCCGGGCGGATCAGTGACGCCTGCGGGTTCGCCGTGCCGTTCATGGACTATCGCGAGGAGCGGACCCAGCACGCGGAGCACTTCGGCAGGAAGACGGACGAGGAGTTCGCGGCGTACTGCGAGAGGAAGCCACACGTGGGTTCGAGCCTGGACGGGCTGCCGGCGCTGCCGCTGCCGCTGCCGGCGCGTACGGACCGGCCCGTCTGA